The following coding sequences are from one Methanococcoides orientis window:
- the gmd gene encoding GDP-mannose 4,6-dehydratase, whose amino-acid sequence MAKTALITGITGQDGAYLAEFLLDKGYIVHGIKRRSSSFNTARIDHLYKDPHERNVNFFMHYGDLTDSTNLIRIIQETQPDEIYNLAAQSHVQVSFETPEYTANSDAIGTLRLLEAIRILGLEKKTRFYQASTSELYGKVQEIPQKETTPFYPRSPYAAAKLYAYWITVNYREAYEMFACNGILFNHESPIRGETFVTRKITMAVANIKKGCQDKLYLGNLDAKRDWGFAGDYVEAMWLMLQQDKPDDYVIATGETHSVREFVELAFREVDVEIEWQGKGVDEVGVDSNTGKVLIEIDPRYYRPTEVEILIGDPTKAKEKLGWESNVGLDELVKLMVKEDMDK is encoded by the coding sequence ATGGCAAAAACAGCTTTAATCACCGGTATCACAGGTCAGGATGGAGCATATCTTGCAGAGTTCCTACTTGACAAGGGATATATCGTACACGGCATTAAAAGAAGATCATCCTCATTCAATACTGCACGTATCGACCATCTCTACAAGGACCCACATGAGCGGAACGTGAACTTCTTCATGCACTACGGCGACCTGACAGATTCCACAAACCTGATAAGGATCATACAGGAAACACAGCCTGACGAAATATACAACCTTGCAGCCCAGAGCCACGTGCAGGTCTCGTTCGAAACCCCGGAATACACGGCCAATTCGGATGCAATTGGAACCCTACGTTTGCTGGAAGCCATACGCATACTTGGTCTGGAAAAGAAAACCAGGTTCTACCAAGCCTCGACCAGCGAACTATATGGAAAGGTGCAGGAGATCCCCCAAAAGGAGACAACTCCATTCTACCCAAGGAGCCCTTATGCAGCAGCTAAGTTATACGCCTACTGGATAACTGTGAATTACCGCGAAGCCTATGAAATGTTTGCATGCAACGGTATACTGTTCAATCATGAATCCCCAATCCGTGGTGAGACATTCGTCACAAGGAAGATCACAATGGCGGTTGCAAATATCAAAAAGGGGTGTCAGGACAAACTTTATCTTGGTAACCTGGATGCAAAGAGGGACTGGGGATTTGCAGGGGACTATGTGGAGGCCATGTGGTTGATGCTTCAGCAGGATAAGCCTGATGACTATGTGATCGCAACAGGTGAGACGCATTCCGTGAGGGAGTTTGTGGAGCTTGCATTCAGGGAGGTGGATGTCGAGATCGAGTGGCAAGGTAAAGGTGTGGATGAGGTTGGAGTGGACAGTAACACTGGCAAAGTTTTGATTGAGATCGACCCAAGGTATTACAGGCCAACTGAAGTGGAGATACTTATTGGTGATCCGACTAAGGCTAAAGAGAAATTGGGATGGGAATCCAATGTTGGATTAGATGAGCTCGTAAAATTGATGGTTAAAGAAGATATGGATAAATGA